In Cyprinus carpio isolate SPL01 unplaced genomic scaffold, ASM1834038v1 S000000169, whole genome shotgun sequence, the following are encoded in one genomic region:
- the LOC109062718 gene encoding gastrula zinc finger protein XlCGF57.1-like: MTFVKEETEDFRIEEAFSLKQEETGDQTKRLFIKEEREDTRSEEMFSVKDTEQQTEKEVLNETEEKDQYGNLHDFTTRRKSFRCSQTEKSSTRKKAQRSYFTFNQQGNLKVNTGEDPFTCKHCGKSFTRKVSLDVHIRVHTGDKLYTCQQCGKKFTQKGSLSTHMRIHAGVKPYSCPECGKSFHQHVNLKAHMRIHTGESPFTCQQCGQSCNDIVSLKDHMRVHNGEKPYICQQCGESFAQRVNLEAHMTIHNRESPFTCQQCGKIFTHKGSFNIHMRVHTGEKPYTCQQCGKCFTQKGSLNWHMTLHTGQKPYTCPECGKSFAHHGNLNVHMRIHTGEKPYTCQQCGKSFTRKVNLDMHIRIHTREKSYTCQQCGQSFHHKVSLKKHVRIHTEENPYTCQQCGESFAQRVNLKVHMRVHIEEKPYTCLRCGESFAQLVNLKVHMRVHNGENLYTCQKCGESFAQRVNLKAHMTTHNGEGPFTCQQCGKSFTHKGSFNVHVRIHTGEKPYTCQQCGKSFSQKGSLNWHMTVHTGQKPYTCPECGKSFAHHRNLSVHMVIHTGESPFTCQQCGKCFTRKESIDRHMRVHTGEKPYNCQQCGKSFAQPGNLKAHMKVHT, from the exons ATGACGTTTGTTAAAGAGGAGACTGAAGACTTCAGGATTGAAGAAGCATTCAGTCTGAAACAAGAAGAGACTGGGGATCAAACAAAGAGgctgtttattaaagaggagagggAAGACACCAGAAGTGAAGAAATGTTCAGTGTGAAAGATACTGAGCAACAAACAG agaaagaagtaCTGAATGAAACTGAAGAGAAAGATCAATATGGGAATCTTCACGATTTCACAACTAGAAGAAAATCTTTTAGATGTTCGCAGACTGAAAAGTCTTCCACAAGAAAAAAAGCTCAAAGAAGTTATTTCACTTTCAATCAacaaggaaaccttaaagtcAACACTGGAGAGGATCCTTTCACCTGCAAAcactgtggaaaaagtttcactcGTAAAGTAAGTCTTGACGTGCATataagagttcacactggagataAGTTGTACacatgccaacagtgtggaaaaaagtTTACTCAAAAAGGAAGTCTTAGCACGCACATGAGAATTCACGCTGGAGTGAAGCCTTACTCATGCCCtgagtgtggaaaaagtttccaTCAACATGTTAACCTTAAAgcccacatgaggattcacactgggGAGAGCCCttttacctgccaacagtgtggacaaAGTTGCAATGATATAGTCAGCCTTAAAGACCACATGAGAGTCCACaatggagaaaagccttacataTGCCAGCAGTGTGGTGAGAGTTTTGCTCAACGTGTAAACCTTGAAGCCCACATGACAATACACAATAGAGAGAGTcccttcacctgccaacaatgtggaaaaattTTCACTCATAAAGGAAGCTTTAAcatccacatgagagttcacactggggagaagccttacacctgccaacagtgtggaaagtgtttcactcaaaaaggaagccTTAACTGGCACATGACTCTTCACACTGGACAAAAGCCTTACACTTGccctgagtgtggaaagagttttgctcATCATGGAAACCTTaacgtccacatgagaattcatactggagaaaagccttacacctgtcaacagtgtggaaagagtttcactcgtAAAGTGAATCTTGACATGCATATAAGAATTCACACTAGAGAAAAGTCTTACACATGCCAACAGTGTGGACAAAGTTTCCATCATAAAGTAAGCCTTAAAAAACACGTGAGGATTCACACTGAAGAGAACCCTTacacatgtcagcagtgtggtgAGAGTTTTGCTCAACGTGTAAACCTTAAGGTCCACATGAGAGTCCACATTgaagagaagccttacacatgccttCGTTGTGGTGAGAGTTTTGCTCAACTTGTAAACCTTAAAGTTCACATGAGAGTCCACAATGGAGAGAACCTTTACACATGCCAGAAGTGTGGTGAGAGTTTTGCTCAACGTGTAAACCTTAAAGCCCACATGACAACACACAATGGAGAGGGTcccttcacctgccaacaatgtggaaaaagtttcactcaTAAAGGAAGCTTTAACGTCCACGTGAGAATTCACACTGgggagaagccttacacctgccaacagtgtggaaagagtttctctcAAAAAGGAAGCCTTAACTGGCACATGACTGTTCACACTGGACAAAAGCCTTACACTTGccctgagtgtggaaagagttttgctcATCATAGAAACCTTAGCGTCCACATGgtaattcacactggagagagcccattcacctgccaacagtgtggaaaatgttTCACTCGTAAAGAAAGTATTGAcaggcacatgagagttcatacaggagagaagccttacaactgccaacagtgtggaaagagttttgctcAACCTGGAAACCTTAAAGCCCACATGAAAGTTCACACTTAA